In one window of Pseudomonadota bacterium DNA:
- a CDS encoding thiazole biosynthesis protein, producing MALDEVVISRAIIDRYHEKLVNHLDNDVIIVGGGPAGLVAAYYLAKAGKKVALFERKLSLGGGMWGGGMMFNEIVVQKEGVRILDEFGIRYREFQPGYYTAGSVESVAVLVAKAVQAGTEVFNLFSVEDVMVRNDRVCGLVINWTSVEMAGLHVDPLVIKSSYVVDATGHDSEVIDVIQRKAGSQLMTETGKIMGEKSLWAEVAEKATVDCTKEIYAGVYVAGMAANATYGANRMGPVFGGMLLSGEKVAQLILARLDAGN from the coding sequence ATGGCACTGGATGAAGTTGTTATTTCTCGAGCGATTATTGATCGTTATCACGAAAAACTCGTAAACCATCTTGACAATGATGTCATTATCGTGGGCGGTGGTCCAGCTGGGCTGGTAGCGGCCTATTATCTGGCTAAAGCCGGGAAAAAAGTTGCCCTTTTTGAGCGCAAACTGAGTTTGGGCGGCGGCATGTGGGGCGGCGGCATGATGTTTAATGAAATCGTCGTGCAGAAGGAAGGGGTGCGAATCCTCGATGAGTTCGGCATTCGTTATCGTGAATTTCAGCCGGGTTATTATACTGCCGGATCGGTTGAATCGGTGGCGGTTTTGGTGGCCAAAGCCGTACAGGCCGGAACCGAAGTTTTCAATCTTTTCTCGGTTGAGGACGTCATGGTCAGGAATGATCGGGTTTGCGGTCTGGTGATCAACTGGACTTCGGTGGAGATGGCGGGTCTGCATGTTGACCCTCTGGTCATCAAGAGCTCTTACGTGGTTGACGCAACCGGGCATGATTCCGAGGTGATCGATGTGATTCAGCGCAAGGCAGGTTCGCAGCTGATGACTGAAACCGGAAAAATCATGGGTGAGAAATCGCTCTGGGCCGAGGTGGCGGAAAAGGCGACTGTTGATTGCACGAAGGAAATTTATGCTGGCGTGTATGTCGCGGGGATGGCGGCCAATGCGACCTATGGTGCTAATCGTATGGGCCCCGTTTTCGGGGGGATGTTGCTTTCCGGAGAAAAGGTGGCGCAGCTTATTCTGGCCCGGCTTGACGCAGGAAACTAG
- the rpoC gene encoding DNA-directed RNA polymerase subunit beta': MRDVLSFFQKPKDALTFSALRIKLASPEKIRSWSFGEVKKPETVNYRTFKPERDGLFCAKIFGPVKDFECNCGKYKRMKHRGIVCEKCGVEVIQSKVRRVRMGHIELASPVAHIWFLKSLPSRIALLLDKTLKDVERILYFENYVVLDAGRAEEVVVGQLISEDEYLLLRERYGDSIRCGIGAEAVKEMLHSINLEAERLNLRQEMTETGSDAKKKKIAKRLKVIDDFIKSGNLPEWMVMDVIPVLPPDLRPLVPLDGGRFATSDLNDLYRRVINRNNRLKRLIELKAPWIIICNEKRMLQESVDALFDNGRRGRAISGANKRPLKSLSDMLKGKQGRFRQNLLGKRVDYSGRSVIVVGPELRLHQCGLPKKMALELFKPFIYNRLLERGYVTTIKSAKKMVEQEKSEVWDLLEEVITEHPVLLNRAPTLHRLGIQAFEPVLSEGKAIRLHPLVCSAYNADFDGDQMAVHVPLTMEAQTEARVLMMSTNNILSPANGRPVIIPTQDIVLGVYWLTRDRPFALGSGSVYCSPDEVRMAYDAGCVHLQAVIKVMLEGQLTETTVGRILLREIVPEEISFSSYNKNLTKKTISRLFEDVYLKAGDKKSVVFADRIKDLGYKFATQAAISIGIDDLEIPSSKNALIDEANEKVREIERQLNNGLITSGERYNKLVDIWSKTTDLVANEMMATISKDIIEDGEGCKHEVKSFNSVYMMADSGARGSQQQIRQLAGMRGLMAKPSGEIIENPIIANFREGLNVLQYFVSTHGARKGLADTALKTANSGYLTRRLVDVAQDAVISEIDCGTLDGIYVTPLTEGGEIIEKVADRVLGRVAQDDIISPVTGEILVEADQEITEDLAKKIDASGIDRVLIRSVLTCQAKHGICAYCYGRDLARGRLVNIGESVGVIAAQSIGEPGTQLTMRTFHIGGTASSAIEQSALEAKLSGRARFVKLDTVRNRDGKLVAMNRNGEIAVVDQKGIIKERNKVVFGAILHVEEGDEIRPGQILAEWDPFSIPTIAAVSGRIKYGDLIEGVTVTEQVDQQTRMSRRVVTESRNVDLRPRLSIKDERNRTMKVGDRGDARYYFSPGVHVRVNDGEEVLAGDIIATKPRDTTKTKDITGGLPRVAELFEARKPKEIAVVAEIDGIVSLGKLAKGKQKVVITPEIGDPIEHQIPKGKYLIVHEGDMVAAGEPLVDGSVDPHDILRVLGVKELAKYIVDEVQEVYRLQGVGINDKHIEVIVRQMLRRIKIVDPGDTVFLVDETVEKLTFEEENLKAVKEGLRPAVGEPLFLGITKASLSTESFISAASFQETTKVLTQASIAGKTDYLHGLKENVIMGRLIPAGSGQRLYRNLKVGMSEEDKILLQEAAAAAAAAAKASEAALLINDDNDDDFSADFYAGEVVAEARGED; the protein is encoded by the coding sequence ATGAGAGATGTCTTAAGTTTTTTTCAGAAGCCCAAGGATGCTTTAACTTTCAGCGCCCTGCGGATCAAACTGGCTTCACCGGAAAAGATTCGCAGCTGGTCATTTGGTGAAGTCAAGAAACCGGAGACGGTTAACTATCGCACTTTCAAACCCGAGCGCGACGGGCTTTTCTGCGCCAAGATTTTTGGTCCGGTCAAGGATTTCGAGTGCAACTGCGGCAAATACAAGCGCATGAAACATCGCGGCATTGTTTGTGAAAAATGCGGGGTTGAGGTTATTCAGTCCAAAGTCAGACGGGTGCGCATGGGGCATATCGAATTGGCCTCGCCGGTGGCGCATATCTGGTTTCTGAAGAGTCTGCCAAGTCGGATTGCCTTGCTTCTCGATAAAACCCTGAAGGATGTTGAACGGATTCTCTATTTTGAAAACTATGTGGTTCTGGATGCCGGCAGAGCGGAAGAGGTGGTCGTCGGTCAGCTGATTTCCGAGGATGAGTATTTGCTGCTTAGGGAAAGATATGGAGATTCGATCCGTTGCGGCATCGGGGCAGAAGCCGTCAAGGAGATGCTTCATAGTATAAATCTGGAGGCGGAGCGTCTGAATCTGCGTCAGGAGATGACGGAAACCGGCTCGGACGCGAAAAAGAAAAAGATCGCCAAACGCCTCAAGGTGATCGATGATTTTATTAAATCAGGTAATCTTCCGGAATGGATGGTGATGGATGTTATTCCGGTCCTGCCACCCGATCTGCGTCCCCTGGTGCCGCTTGATGGCGGGCGTTTTGCAACCTCCGATCTTAATGATCTCTACCGGCGGGTTATCAATCGCAATAACCGTCTCAAACGACTGATCGAGCTCAAAGCTCCCTGGATCATTATCTGTAATGAGAAAAGGATGCTGCAGGAATCGGTTGATGCGTTGTTCGATAACGGTCGGCGGGGCCGGGCAATCAGCGGTGCCAATAAGCGTCCGCTGAAATCCTTAAGTGATATGCTTAAAGGAAAACAGGGACGCTTCCGGCAGAATCTGTTGGGCAAGCGGGTCGATTACTCCGGTCGTTCCGTGATCGTGGTCGGTCCGGAATTGCGCTTACATCAGTGCGGTCTGCCTAAAAAGATGGCCCTGGAGCTGTTTAAACCTTTCATCTACAACCGGTTGCTGGAACGGGGTTATGTAACCACGATCAAGAGTGCTAAAAAAATGGTCGAACAGGAGAAATCTGAGGTCTGGGATTTGCTGGAGGAGGTAATTACCGAGCACCCGGTTCTTCTCAACCGGGCTCCGACCCTGCATCGTCTTGGCATTCAGGCCTTTGAACCAGTCCTTTCCGAAGGGAAGGCGATTCGTTTGCATCCGCTGGTTTGCAGCGCCTACAATGCCGATTTTGATGGTGACCAGATGGCCGTACATGTGCCCCTGACGATGGAGGCGCAGACTGAAGCCCGGGTCCTGATGATGTCAACCAATAATATTCTTTCGCCTGCGAACGGCAGACCGGTGATTATTCCGACCCAGGATATCGTTTTGGGTGTTTACTGGTTGACTCGTGATCGGCCCTTTGCTCTGGGTTCAGGCAGTGTCTACTGCTCGCCGGATGAAGTGCGCATGGCCTATGATGCCGGCTGCGTCCACCTGCAGGCGGTGATAAAGGTCATGCTCGAGGGTCAGTTGACGGAAACCACGGTTGGCCGGATACTGCTGCGTGAGATTGTTCCGGAAGAAATCTCATTTTCGTCATATAATAAAAATCTGACTAAAAAGACGATCTCCAGACTCTTTGAGGATGTCTATCTCAAAGCGGGTGATAAAAAATCAGTTGTTTTTGCAGACCGGATCAAGGATCTGGGCTATAAGTTCGCCACGCAAGCGGCGATCTCGATCGGGATTGATGATCTGGAAATTCCGTCTTCGAAAAATGCCCTGATTGATGAAGCCAACGAGAAGGTACGGGAGATTGAAAGGCAGCTCAATAACGGTCTGATCACTTCCGGTGAACGCTACAATAAATTGGTTGATATCTGGTCCAAGACGACGGATCTGGTCGCCAATGAAATGATGGCGACTATCAGTAAGGATATTATCGAGGATGGGGAGGGTTGCAAGCACGAGGTCAAATCCTTCAACTCGGTATATATGATGGCCGATTCCGGGGCGCGCGGCAGCCAACAGCAGATTCGTCAGTTGGCGGGAATGCGAGGACTGATGGCCAAACCTTCCGGTGAAATTATTGAAAATCCGATTATCGCCAATTTCCGTGAGGGTCTTAACGTTCTGCAGTACTTTGTTTCCACCCACGGAGCCCGAAAAGGTCTGGCCGATACGGCGCTGAAGACCGCAAATTCCGGTTATTTGACCCGACGTTTGGTGGATGTTGCTCAGGATGCGGTGATCAGCGAAATTGATTGCGGCACCCTGGATGGGATATATGTGACCCCGCTGACTGAGGGCGGCGAGATTATCGAAAAGGTCGCGGATCGGGTTCTCGGCCGGGTAGCTCAGGATGATATTATCTCTCCGGTCACCGGCGAAATTCTGGTCGAAGCCGATCAGGAGATTACTGAAGATCTGGCGAAAAAAATTGATGCCTCGGGGATCGATCGGGTACTGATTCGTTCAGTTCTGACCTGTCAGGCGAAACATGGCATCTGTGCCTATTGTTATGGTCGTGACCTGGCGCGTGGTCGTTTGGTCAATATCGGTGAATCAGTCGGGGTCATCGCGGCCCAGTCGATCGGTGAACCCGGCACTCAGCTGACCATGCGTACCTTTCACATCGGGGGGACGGCCAGCAGCGCGATTGAACAATCAGCTCTGGAGGCTAAACTGAGTGGTCGCGCCCGGTTTGTGAAGCTTGATACGGTTCGCAATCGGGACGGTAAGTTGGTTGCTATGAATCGTAATGGCGAAATTGCCGTGGTTGATCAGAAGGGGATTATCAAAGAACGCAACAAGGTGGTTTTTGGCGCCATACTCCATGTCGAGGAGGGCGATGAAATCAGGCCGGGGCAGATTCTGGCCGAGTGGGACCCCTTTTCGATTCCCACCATTGCTGCGGTCAGCGGTCGGATCAAATATGGCGACCTGATTGAAGGGGTGACGGTTACCGAGCAGGTCGATCAACAGACCAGGATGTCGCGACGGGTTGTGACTGAGTCGAGAAACGTCGATTTGCGGCCCCGACTTTCGATCAAGGACGAAAGAAACCGGACCATGAAAGTCGGAGATCGGGGTGATGCCCGCTATTATTTCTCCCCGGGGGTTCATGTTCGGGTTAATGATGGCGAGGAGGTGCTGGCGGGAGATATTATCGCCACCAAGCCTCGTGATACGACAAAAACCAAGGATATTACCGGGGGTCTGCCGAGGGTAGCGGAACTTTTCGAGGCTCGTAAACCAAAAGAGATCGCGGTTGTTGCTGAGATCGATGGGATTGTTTCTCTTGGTAAACTGGCTAAGGGTAAACAAAAGGTTGTCATTACACCGGAGATTGGTGACCCCATCGAGCATCAGATACCCAAAGGTAAGTATCTGATTGTGCATGAAGGTGATATGGTTGCCGCAGGTGAGCCTTTAGTTGATGGTTCGGTTGATCCGCATGATATTCTCAGGGTTCTCGGCGTCAAGGAGCTGGCTAAGTACATCGTTGATGAGGTACAGGAGGTTTATCGACTCCAAGGGGTAGGTATCAATGATAAGCATATTGAGGTGATTGTTCGTCAGATGCTGCGCCGAATCAAGATTGTCGATCCCGGTGACACGGTATTTCTGGTGGATGAAACCGTAGAAAAGCTAACCTTTGAAGAGGAAAACCTGAAGGCCGTGAAAGAAGGCCTGCGGCCTGCCGTCGGCGAACCCCTCTTTCTGGGAATCACCAAGGCTTCTTTGAGCACAGAAAGTTTTATTTCTGCCGCTTCCTTCCAGGAAACGACCAAAGTGTTGACGCAGGCCAGTATCGCGGGAAAAACTGATTATCTGCATGGTCTTAAAGAAAACGTTATTATGGGTCGTCTGATTCCGGCCGGTTCCGGGCAGCGCCTTTATCGTAATCTCAAGGTCGGCATGTCCGAGGAAGATAAGATCCTTCTGCAGGAAGCCGCGGCGGCGGCCGCCGCCGCGGCCAAGGCTAGTGAGGCCGCCCTGTTGATTAACGATGATAACGACGATGACTTTTCGGCCGATTTCTATGCCGGAGAGGTAGTCGCCGAAGCCCGGGGCGAAGATTGA